The following proteins are co-located in the Doryrhamphus excisus isolate RoL2022-K1 chromosome 3, RoL_Dexc_1.0, whole genome shotgun sequence genome:
- the LOC131125140 gene encoding neurabin-1-like isoform X1, translated as MRTDHKGRSASPHRITYETDFHAIKCSFDSGTGLKHGSKAASAHCSTMHQSTLPTSFSDPLVCGRGRTHSTRGTKIRDNIFLQMDSQQSKQDGSSVQCSSGSTTTLLSPQNPSLQLQTSPFSTSRRLVMGSVQSTVASVCSPEAFLQDKPARSDEIRDIDRAALAQKFSVTRKLFETKGITGAAHGGQVSKCNLSKEREEKESLAQEKCTKTPIIKTSLPTTAFKSLSDVLSGASTNSPTSAGSKTQAEEEEAERLIVGPSLTPEEPLRAELVHVKSSDSDESEEKEKEWVAYKRDKLMCLNVRVEELVDDVFEQPSVETERTAGDCRATPDKYEQVNEQCCESEGEELSQHAVFAREERYEMGEAERESSTKEDVKKVGKEVCVTPELQECANMEQEGFRGEGDDGKVDSGREVKSSEQESHLTSQVQNLESSPLSLEYEEIPGIPQLPDQDDGDAQTVSGRKVHFSSAPIKVYSTYSNAEYDRHNKDIDPVSASAEYELEKRVDKMDVFEVEIEKGDDGLGISIIGMGVGADQGLEKLGIFVKTVTEGGATHEDGRIQVNDQIVEVDGVSLVGVSQLFASSVLKNTSGLVKFLIGRDKEGVESEVARLVNESMELEKASQKEKNARIGGESESCASMFEDVSRFEDDGEDEEEDVSLLSSLDNDQLCLKYQKLQSKLRSRAAQLQQAREKLKAYEERQESWESQKAELEQKVEDGEEKADKLEKYWQEAQTLCRVVSQRLADAQSQSDSLEVKYSKAKRLVRDYQSREEEAERREIDLRREIEERDKQHRETIERLQAKLERKEPMSAGKNLTSDPEWSISVPDTQRLDCSAHIARAQLAQRSKRHPPSRDKLRESFKKEDEDQRSKESPTQSEGIVQRSSDVDHSSVSPFSVPIPPTASVFTPPIYITDPISPPQTKSSTSRKSKRKIPDFSGLRKSLGKRRGEKQHRRSMNNRASCGNLVEEPSQVSPSGSVSSMPSCLPFAWFGERGREKDEEGEGESSGRKKLRSVSSSSLPYLTTSGRRDQSVGSQMDSFILGGYGSNHSLSGQSHTFTFSSTETLDDDPVTTNNNQWQSRPVLEWSSHHVCLWLMAMNMEQCMGEFAARGVDGTQLLSMDSDKLKALGLCQSDRSFLKKKLKEIKKREEKEERGREKRRRKLSAGKERNYESEGKEKAGLVMENRSAVVQQHSARLPRTESLL; from the exons ATGCGTACAGACCACAAAGGCAGAAGCGCCTCTCCTCACAGGATCACATATGAGACTGACTTCCATGCCATTAAATGCTCATTTGACAGTGGGACTGGCCTAAAGCATGGCTCCAAAGCTGCCTCTGCCCACTGCTCTACCATGCACCAGTCCACGCTTCCAACCAGCTTCTCGGATCCCCTTGTCTGCGGCCGAGGGAGAACCCACAGCACCAGAGGGACAAAAATCAGAGACAACATCTTCCTTCAAATGGACAGCCAACAGTCGAAACAAGATGGCAGCTCAGTACAGTGTAGTTCCGGCTCCACAACAACTCTCCTTTCTCCGCAGAATCCAAGCCTGCAGTTGCAAACATCACCCTTTTCCACCTCCAGACGTCTGGTAATGGGTTCTGTTCAGAGCACCGTTGCCAGTGTTTGCTCACCTGAAGCCTTCTTACAAGATAAACCAGCCCGATCAGATGAGATAAGGGATATAGATAGGGCTGCTCTAGCACAAAAATTCTCTGTGACTAGGAAGTTGTTTGAGACCAAGGGAATCACAGGAGCTGCCCATGGGGGACAGGTGTCCAAATGTAATCTGAgcaaagagagagaggaaaaagagAGTTTGGCTCAAGAGAAATGCACAAAAACACCCATTATAAAGACATCCTTGCCAACAACAGCCTTTAAATCTCTGTCAGATGTTCTCAGTGGGGCATCAACTAATTCTCCTACCAGTGCGGGCTCAAAGACTCAagcagaggaggaagaggcTGAGAGATTGATTGTTGGGCCCAGCTTGACCCCTGAGGAGCCACTCAGGGCAGAGCTTGTCCACGTGAAGTCCTCAGATAGCGATGAAAGTGAGGAAAAGGAGAAAGAATGGGTAGCATATAAGAGAGACAAATTAATGTGTCTAAATGTACGTGTTGAAGAACTGGTAGATGATGTTTTTGAACAGCCCAGTGTGGAGACGGAACGAACCGCAGGAGACTGTAGAGCGACGCCTGACAAGTATGAGCAGGTGAATGAACAGTGTTGTGAGAGTGAAGGGGAGGAGCTAAGCCAACACGCTGTCTTCGCAAGAGAGGAGCGCTATGAGATGGGTGAAGCAGAGAGAGAAAGTTCTACAAAGGAGGATGTTAAAAAGGTGGGGaaggaagtgtgtgtgacacCTGAGCTGCAGGAATGTGCCAATATGGAGCAAGAGGGATTCAGAGGAGAAGGCGACGATGGAAAGGTTGACAGTGGCAGAGAGGTCAAATCATCCGAACAGGAGTCTCATTTAACATCTCAGGTGCAAAACTTGGAAAGTTCTCCGCTGTCATTGGAATATGAAGAAATTCCTGGCATTCCTCAACTGCCTGATCAGGATGACGGAGATGCACAAACGGTCTCCGGGAGAAAAGTCCACTTCTCCTCAGCACCAATCAAG GTTTACAGCACCTACTCCAATGCAGAGTATGATCGACACAACAAAGACATTGACCCAGTGTCCGCCTCCGCCGAGTACGAGCTGGAGAAGCGCGTGGACAAGATGGATGTTTTTGAAGTGGAAATAGAAAAGG GAGATGATGGCCTGGGCATCAGTATCATCGGAATGGGGGTGGGAGCTGACCAGGGCCTGGAAAAACTAGGAATCTTTGTCAAGACTGTCACTGAAGGAGGTGCAACACATGAGGATGGAAG GATTCAGGTTAATGACCAGATTGTGGAGGTGGATGGAGTCAGTTTGGTGGGAGTGTCGCAGCTGTTTGCATCCTCAGTGCTGAAGAATACATCAGGCTTAGTCAA GTTTCTGATTGGCCGGGACAAGGAGGGGGTGGAGAGTGAGGTGGCACGCTTGGTCAATGAGAGCATGGAGTTGGAGAAAGCCTCACAAAAGGAAAAG AACGCAAGGATAGGCGGGGAGTCGGAAAGTTGTGCTAGCATGTTTGAGGATGTGTCAAGGTTTGAGGACGACggtgaagatgaggaggaggatgtaTCTCTACTTTCTTCTCTTGATAACGACCAGTTGTGCCTCAAATACCAAAAG CTTCAGTCCAAACTGCGAAGTAGAGCGGCCCAGCTTCAACAAGCGAGAGAGAAG TTAAAAGCATATGAGGAGCGGCAGGAGAGCTGGGAGAGCCAGAAGGCTGAGCTGGAACAAAAAGTGGAGGATGGAGAAGAGAAGGCTGACAAGCTGGAAAA GTATTGGCAAGAGGCCCAGACACTGTGCAGGGTGGTGAGCCAGCGACTGGCTGACGCCCAGAGCCAATCAGACAGCCTGGAAGTCAAGTACAGCAAGGCTAAGCGACTGGTCCGAGACTACCAGAGCAG agaggaggaggcggagaggAGAGAGATAGATTTGCGTCGGGAAATTGAGGAAAGGGACAAGCAGCACAGGGAGACCATTGAAAGACTTCAAGCTAAG CTAGAGAGAAAAGAGCCAATGTCTGCAGGGAAGAATCTCACATCAG ATCCAGAATGGTCTATTTCAGTACCTGACACACAACGACTGGACTGCAGTGCTCACATAGCCCGAGCTCAGCTGGCCCAGAGGTCCAAGCGTCATCCGCCCTCACGGGACAAACTCAGGGAGAGCTTTAAGAAAGAG GATGAAGATCAAAGGTCAAAGGAGAGCCCAACGCAGTCCGAAGGGATTGTGCAAAGGAGCAGCGATGTTGACCATTCTAGTGTTTCCCCTTTCTCGGTCCCCATCCCGCCCACTGCCTCCGTCTTCACACCCCCAATCTACATCACTGACCCCATCAGCCCCCCACAAACTAAGTCATCCACATCCAGGAAGTCAAAACGGAAAATTCCTGACTTCAG TGGCCTTCGCAAGTCTCTCGGCAAGAGGAGGGGTGAGAAACAGCACAGAAGGTCCATGAACAACAG GGCGTCTTGTGGCAACCTGGTGGAGGAGCCATCTCAAGTTTCTCCATCAGGCTCAGTCTCCTCCATGCCCTCCTGCTTGCCCTTCGCCTGGTTTGGGGAGCGAGGCAGGGAGAAAGACGAGGAGGGGGAAGGTGAGAGCAGCGGCAGGAAGAAGCTTCGGTCTGTGTCCAGCAGCAGTTTGCCTTACTTGACCACCTCAGGTAGAAGAGATCAG AGTGTTGGGTCTCAAATGGATAGCTTCATCTTGGGGGGTTATGGCTCTAACCACTCGCTCTCTGGACAGTCTCACACTTTCACCTTTTCCTCTACAGAG ACACTGGATGATGACCCTGTGACGACAAATAACAACCAGTGGCAAAGTCGACCAGTGCTGGAGTGGAGCAGCCACCATGTGTGTCTGTGGTTGATGGCCATGAACATGGAGCAATGCATGGGCGAGTTTGCAGCCAGAGGTGTGGACGGGACACAGCTGCTCAGCATGGACAGCGACAAACTCAAG GCCCTGGGATTGTGTCAAAGCGACCGCTCGTTTCTCAAGAAGAAGTTGAAGGAGATAAAAAagagagaggaaaaagaagagagagggagggagaagAGACGGAGGAAGTTATCCGCGGGAAAGGAGAGGAATTATGAGAGTGAAGGAAAGGAGAAAGCAGGCTTGGTGATGGAGAACAGATCTGCAGTGGTGCAGCAACACAGTGCTAGACTTCCGAGGACTGAGTCGCTGCTATAG
- the LOC131125140 gene encoding neurabin-2-like isoform X2 gives MRTDHKGRSASPHRITYETDFHAIKCSFDSGTGLKHGSKAASAHCSTMHQSTLPTSFSDPLVCGRGRTHSTRGTKIRDNIFLQMDSQQSKQDGSSVQCSSGSTTTLLSPQNPSLQLQTSPFSTSRRLVMGSVQSTVASVCSPEAFLQDKPARSDEIRDIDRAALAQKFSVTRKLFETKGITGAAHGGQVSKCNLSKEREEKESLAQEKCTKTPIIKTSLPTTAFKSLSDVLSGASTNSPTSAGSKTQAEEEEAERLIVGPSLTPEEPLRAELVHVKSSDSDESEEKEKEWVAYKRDKLMCLNVRVEELVDDVFEQPSVETERTAGDCRATPDKYEQVNEQCCESEGEELSQHAVFAREERYEMGEAERESSTKEDVKKVGKEVCVTPELQECANMEQEGFRGEGDDGKVDSGREVKSSEQESHLTSQVQNLESSPLSLEYEEIPGIPQLPDQDDGDAQTVSGRKVHFSSAPIKVYSTYSNAEYDRHNKDIDPVSASAEYELEKRVDKMDVFEVEIEKGDDGLGISIIGMGVGADQGLEKLGIFVKTVTEGGATHEDGRIQVNDQIVEVDGVSLVGVSQLFASSVLKNTSGLVKFLIGRDKEGVESEVARLVNESMELEKASQKEKNARIGGESESCASMFEDVSRFEDDGEDEEEDVSLLSSLDNDQLCLKYQKLQSKLRSRAAQLQQAREKLKAYEERQESWESQKAELEQKVEDGEEKADKLEKYWQEAQTLCRVVSQRLADAQSQSDSLEVKYSKAKRLVRDYQSREEEAERREIDLRREIEERDKQHRETIERLQAKLERKEPMSAGKNLTSDPEWSISVPDTQRLDCSAHIARAQLAQRSKRHPPSRDKLRESFKKEDEDQRSKESPTQSEGIVQRSSDVDHSSVSPFSVPIPPTASVFTPPIYITDPISPPQTKSSTSRKSKRKIPDFSGLRKSLGKRRGEKQHRRSMNNRASCGNLVEEPSQVSPSGSVSSMPSCLPFAWFGERGREKDEEGEGESSGRKKLRSVSSSSLPYLTTSGRRDQTLDDDPVTTNNNQWQSRPVLEWSSHHVCLWLMAMNMEQCMGEFAARGVDGTQLLSMDSDKLKALGLCQSDRSFLKKKLKEIKKREEKEERGREKRRRKLSAGKERNYESEGKEKAGLVMENRSAVVQQHSARLPRTESLL, from the exons ATGCGTACAGACCACAAAGGCAGAAGCGCCTCTCCTCACAGGATCACATATGAGACTGACTTCCATGCCATTAAATGCTCATTTGACAGTGGGACTGGCCTAAAGCATGGCTCCAAAGCTGCCTCTGCCCACTGCTCTACCATGCACCAGTCCACGCTTCCAACCAGCTTCTCGGATCCCCTTGTCTGCGGCCGAGGGAGAACCCACAGCACCAGAGGGACAAAAATCAGAGACAACATCTTCCTTCAAATGGACAGCCAACAGTCGAAACAAGATGGCAGCTCAGTACAGTGTAGTTCCGGCTCCACAACAACTCTCCTTTCTCCGCAGAATCCAAGCCTGCAGTTGCAAACATCACCCTTTTCCACCTCCAGACGTCTGGTAATGGGTTCTGTTCAGAGCACCGTTGCCAGTGTTTGCTCACCTGAAGCCTTCTTACAAGATAAACCAGCCCGATCAGATGAGATAAGGGATATAGATAGGGCTGCTCTAGCACAAAAATTCTCTGTGACTAGGAAGTTGTTTGAGACCAAGGGAATCACAGGAGCTGCCCATGGGGGACAGGTGTCCAAATGTAATCTGAgcaaagagagagaggaaaaagagAGTTTGGCTCAAGAGAAATGCACAAAAACACCCATTATAAAGACATCCTTGCCAACAACAGCCTTTAAATCTCTGTCAGATGTTCTCAGTGGGGCATCAACTAATTCTCCTACCAGTGCGGGCTCAAAGACTCAagcagaggaggaagaggcTGAGAGATTGATTGTTGGGCCCAGCTTGACCCCTGAGGAGCCACTCAGGGCAGAGCTTGTCCACGTGAAGTCCTCAGATAGCGATGAAAGTGAGGAAAAGGAGAAAGAATGGGTAGCATATAAGAGAGACAAATTAATGTGTCTAAATGTACGTGTTGAAGAACTGGTAGATGATGTTTTTGAACAGCCCAGTGTGGAGACGGAACGAACCGCAGGAGACTGTAGAGCGACGCCTGACAAGTATGAGCAGGTGAATGAACAGTGTTGTGAGAGTGAAGGGGAGGAGCTAAGCCAACACGCTGTCTTCGCAAGAGAGGAGCGCTATGAGATGGGTGAAGCAGAGAGAGAAAGTTCTACAAAGGAGGATGTTAAAAAGGTGGGGaaggaagtgtgtgtgacacCTGAGCTGCAGGAATGTGCCAATATGGAGCAAGAGGGATTCAGAGGAGAAGGCGACGATGGAAAGGTTGACAGTGGCAGAGAGGTCAAATCATCCGAACAGGAGTCTCATTTAACATCTCAGGTGCAAAACTTGGAAAGTTCTCCGCTGTCATTGGAATATGAAGAAATTCCTGGCATTCCTCAACTGCCTGATCAGGATGACGGAGATGCACAAACGGTCTCCGGGAGAAAAGTCCACTTCTCCTCAGCACCAATCAAG GTTTACAGCACCTACTCCAATGCAGAGTATGATCGACACAACAAAGACATTGACCCAGTGTCCGCCTCCGCCGAGTACGAGCTGGAGAAGCGCGTGGACAAGATGGATGTTTTTGAAGTGGAAATAGAAAAGG GAGATGATGGCCTGGGCATCAGTATCATCGGAATGGGGGTGGGAGCTGACCAGGGCCTGGAAAAACTAGGAATCTTTGTCAAGACTGTCACTGAAGGAGGTGCAACACATGAGGATGGAAG GATTCAGGTTAATGACCAGATTGTGGAGGTGGATGGAGTCAGTTTGGTGGGAGTGTCGCAGCTGTTTGCATCCTCAGTGCTGAAGAATACATCAGGCTTAGTCAA GTTTCTGATTGGCCGGGACAAGGAGGGGGTGGAGAGTGAGGTGGCACGCTTGGTCAATGAGAGCATGGAGTTGGAGAAAGCCTCACAAAAGGAAAAG AACGCAAGGATAGGCGGGGAGTCGGAAAGTTGTGCTAGCATGTTTGAGGATGTGTCAAGGTTTGAGGACGACggtgaagatgaggaggaggatgtaTCTCTACTTTCTTCTCTTGATAACGACCAGTTGTGCCTCAAATACCAAAAG CTTCAGTCCAAACTGCGAAGTAGAGCGGCCCAGCTTCAACAAGCGAGAGAGAAG TTAAAAGCATATGAGGAGCGGCAGGAGAGCTGGGAGAGCCAGAAGGCTGAGCTGGAACAAAAAGTGGAGGATGGAGAAGAGAAGGCTGACAAGCTGGAAAA GTATTGGCAAGAGGCCCAGACACTGTGCAGGGTGGTGAGCCAGCGACTGGCTGACGCCCAGAGCCAATCAGACAGCCTGGAAGTCAAGTACAGCAAGGCTAAGCGACTGGTCCGAGACTACCAGAGCAG agaggaggaggcggagaggAGAGAGATAGATTTGCGTCGGGAAATTGAGGAAAGGGACAAGCAGCACAGGGAGACCATTGAAAGACTTCAAGCTAAG CTAGAGAGAAAAGAGCCAATGTCTGCAGGGAAGAATCTCACATCAG ATCCAGAATGGTCTATTTCAGTACCTGACACACAACGACTGGACTGCAGTGCTCACATAGCCCGAGCTCAGCTGGCCCAGAGGTCCAAGCGTCATCCGCCCTCACGGGACAAACTCAGGGAGAGCTTTAAGAAAGAG GATGAAGATCAAAGGTCAAAGGAGAGCCCAACGCAGTCCGAAGGGATTGTGCAAAGGAGCAGCGATGTTGACCATTCTAGTGTTTCCCCTTTCTCGGTCCCCATCCCGCCCACTGCCTCCGTCTTCACACCCCCAATCTACATCACTGACCCCATCAGCCCCCCACAAACTAAGTCATCCACATCCAGGAAGTCAAAACGGAAAATTCCTGACTTCAG TGGCCTTCGCAAGTCTCTCGGCAAGAGGAGGGGTGAGAAACAGCACAGAAGGTCCATGAACAACAG GGCGTCTTGTGGCAACCTGGTGGAGGAGCCATCTCAAGTTTCTCCATCAGGCTCAGTCTCCTCCATGCCCTCCTGCTTGCCCTTCGCCTGGTTTGGGGAGCGAGGCAGGGAGAAAGACGAGGAGGGGGAAGGTGAGAGCAGCGGCAGGAAGAAGCTTCGGTCTGTGTCCAGCAGCAGTTTGCCTTACTTGACCACCTCAGGTAGAAGAGATCAG ACACTGGATGATGACCCTGTGACGACAAATAACAACCAGTGGCAAAGTCGACCAGTGCTGGAGTGGAGCAGCCACCATGTGTGTCTGTGGTTGATGGCCATGAACATGGAGCAATGCATGGGCGAGTTTGCAGCCAGAGGTGTGGACGGGACACAGCTGCTCAGCATGGACAGCGACAAACTCAAG GCCCTGGGATTGTGTCAAAGCGACCGCTCGTTTCTCAAGAAGAAGTTGAAGGAGATAAAAAagagagaggaaaaagaagagagagggagggagaagAGACGGAGGAAGTTATCCGCGGGAAAGGAGAGGAATTATGAGAGTGAAGGAAAGGAGAAAGCAGGCTTGGTGATGGAGAACAGATCTGCAGTGGTGCAGCAACACAGTGCTAGACTTCCGAGGACTGAGTCGCTGCTATAG